One segment of Saprospiraceae bacterium DNA contains the following:
- a CDS encoding serine hydrolase, translating to MVKLKSRLFFCLFLSLSIHVFSQNLTESFDNLLGQAFKADGPGAAVLVSEKGQIIYHKAFGMANLELGVPLRTDHVFRIGSVTKQFTGAAIMRLAEQGKLSLRDDLTKFIPDYPTHGKKITVEHLLTHTSGIKSYTGMKEWTPEVHRKDFTVSELIDYFKNQPMDFDPDAKWEYNNSGYILLGYIIEKASGQTYTEYVTEHFFKPLGMNNSYYGDVAPVIKNRAAGYSESDVAGTYQNAPYLSMTQPYAAGSLLSTVEDLHIWTRALHGGKVVKPESLKKMTQSYILPDGTNTHYGYGLQMGNLLGSPTVEHSGGIHGFLSDLVYLPKEEVCVAILTNCDCEPPHDLTAKLAALTVGKPFQPTAIAMETNALEQYVGVYENEKKEQRLITVENGQLHSQRSGGKKYKIVPYGTDQFFFEESFARITFEREKGGEKKVSRAIVNDRTAADNLWVRTDKPLPAARLEITLSEQDLDKFVGEYQLMPGFNIAVTREGAQLFCQATGQPRFEVFAASPTRFFLKVVQADIEFYPDEHGKVDKMTLFQGGQEIEGKRIK from the coding sequence ATGGTCAAACTAAAATCCCGTCTGTTTTTTTGCTTATTCCTCAGCCTTTCCATTCACGTTTTTTCTCAAAATCTCACTGAATCATTCGACAACCTGCTCGGCCAAGCCTTCAAAGCCGATGGCCCCGGAGCCGCGGTATTGGTGTCGGAAAAAGGTCAAATCATTTATCACAAGGCTTTTGGCATGGCCAACCTCGAACTCGGGGTACCACTGCGCACCGACCATGTTTTTCGCATCGGCTCTGTCACCAAGCAGTTCACTGGCGCGGCCATCATGCGACTGGCCGAGCAAGGCAAATTGTCGTTGCGGGATGACTTGACGAAGTTCATCCCCGATTATCCCACACACGGAAAAAAAATCACCGTGGAGCATTTGCTCACCCACACATCGGGCATCAAAAGCTACACTGGCATGAAGGAATGGACACCCGAAGTGCACCGAAAGGATTTCACGGTCAGCGAGTTGATTGATTATTTCAAAAACCAGCCGATGGATTTTGACCCGGATGCCAAGTGGGAATACAACAACTCCGGCTACATCCTGCTCGGCTACATCATCGAAAAGGCATCGGGTCAAACCTACACGGAGTATGTGACCGAACATTTTTTCAAGCCACTCGGCATGAACAACTCCTACTACGGCGATGTGGCACCCGTCATAAAAAACCGAGCGGCGGGCTATTCGGAGAGCGACGTGGCAGGCACCTACCAAAACGCACCTTACCTGAGCATGACGCAGCCCTACGCCGCGGGGTCGCTGCTTTCCACGGTGGAGGATTTGCATATCTGGACCAGAGCCTTGCACGGCGGTAAAGTGGTGAAACCTGAATCACTGAAAAAAATGACCCAATCATACATACTGCCCGACGGCACCAACACGCACTATGGCTATGGGTTGCAAATGGGCAACCTGCTCGGCAGCCCAACGGTGGAGCACAGCGGCGGCATTCACGGCTTCCTGAGCGATTTGGTCTATTTGCCCAAAGAGGAAGTTTGCGTGGCGATTCTGACTAATTGCGATTGTGAGCCTCCGCACGATTTGACCGCTAAATTGGCGGCACTAACAGTCGGAAAACCCTTTCAACCCACCGCTATCGCCATGGAAACCAATGCATTGGAGCAGTATGTGGGTGTCTACGAAAATGAAAAAAAGGAACAGCGCCTCATCACTGTGGAAAATGGGCAGTTGCACTCCCAACGTTCCGGTGGAAAGAAGTACAAAATCGTGCCTTATGGCACTGACCAGTTTTTCTTCGAGGAGTCATTTGCCCGCATCACTTTCGAGCGCGAAAAAGGCGGCGAAAAAAAAGTGTCGAGGGCGATTGTGAATGACCGCACGGCGGCTGACAACCTTTGGGTAAGAACAGACAAGCCGCTGCCTGCCGCTCGTCTCGAAATAACGTTGTCGGAACAAGACCTCGACAAGTTCGTCGGAGAGTACCAGTTGATGCCCGGCTTCAATATCGCGGTAACGCGAGAGGGCGCTCAACTGTTTTGCCAAGCGACGGGACAACCCCGCTTCGAGGTATTTGCCGCTTCACCTACTCGTTTTTTCCTAAAAGTGGTGCAAGCCGACATCGAGTTTTATCCCGACGAGCATGGGAAAGTGGACAAGATGACGCTGTTTCAAGGTGGCCAAGAAAT